ggggagaagggtgTCACTAAAAAGGGTCTAGCCTGCTCCATGGTAAACATCCTGAGCATAATTTCCCAAGGGAGCTGTGCTCATGAGGACCAAGAGAAAGGGGTCCTGTGTTAGGTGACTAGATGCCCATGTCTAGAAACAGAGTGGTTGAGTGAACAATAGCAGACCCGTATAACTAGGATATATCATTCTAGTTCTGCCATGTAGGGACAACTGAGTAGTGTCGGTGACATAAAAAGTAGCTTCTTAGGCTTCCTGCAGCCCATGCAGAAACTCTTAATCTGTAGGACAGACAAGCTGGGTCAGAGTGTGACCAGGTTAGTTACCTGAAGTAGACTTGCAGAAAGAAAGCCCCTGGTGGACTACTGTAGTGGGATGCACATCCCTGACCATGTGGTATTGCTCCTCTGTGCGCCTGAGCAGAGGAGTACCATGAAGCTCcttggccccagtgcaaaatctgtaccatgcCCTGCCAACAACAGACCTCCTCCTATTTGGAAGAGACACCTTGTGGGTCCTCCATAGGTTGCTGGACCTGGTTACAAGtggacacctcctcctcctcctccaacttcCCCTGAGATGTGGAACAGTTTGTTCTGGGGACAAATTAGTTGGCCAAGTTGTTGGGTCTCTGAGCCATGTTGTGATCCCCGAGGCAGCCACTTGATTTGTTTTAGGAGGGCTCAGGGAGTGAGGCTATAGTCAAACATGCAGCTGTAGGTTAGGGCCACAGAACACAATTGTTATGTTCTCCCTTGTACCTGGAGGACAGAAGGATGAGAACCTGCCAGTCATGAagctatagactgtatatacattgCACTAGTGGAGATACTCACTACTGCTAGAAGACTTAGTTTACGCACAGTTTATGTCTCATGGTCAAGAAAGCCTCATGAGAATATTCCATGGAGGAGAAGGAGTCTGCCTCCCCACAGATACACTGCTGTAAAGAGCATTTCTGGAGAATTATTCTTTTCTCTATGTAGTATGTTAGACAGCCAATGGTTTGGTCCGAAGTGGTGCCAAATAACCAGATAATTTTTGCTAGTTATACTGggaactaagaaaaaaaaaaattattaaattcaGGTCAATGATTCATTAGTGCCTCTTAGCCATACTATAATCAACCAAGACAGACAGTCATTGCAGATTTCTTAGGTTTGGGTTCATCTATAGTTTTATTGGAATATTGTCCTGACATGTACAGTCTTTTCCTTCACAGAAGGAGATTTGCTGATCATTACAGATCTAGATCTCTGCTGTCTGTGCAGAGTCCACGTGGCCAGAGTCAGAAGGACGACTGCAAGGATCCCCATAACAGCAGCTCCACCATTGATCAAAGTCTCTGCCCAGGAAATTCTGATTCCAAAGATACCTGGTGGAAAAACAAACCAGAAGATCAAGCTTTGCCTTCTATAGACTTCTGCTATTAGATTTTTGAAGTTTTGTAATTTCTTTATGCACTGCTCAAAAATATAAAGGgagcactcaaataacacatcctagatctgaatgaatgaaatattcttattgaatactttgttctgtacaaagttgagtgTGATGACcataaaatctcacaaaaatcaatggaaataaaatttattaaccagtggaggcctggatttagagtcccccaaaattaaagtggaaagacACACatcaggctgatccaactttgatatgTCATTAAAACATGTCAACATGAGGCCGagtagtgtgtggcctccatgtgcctgtatgacctccctacaacacctgggcatgctcctgatgaggctgagtagtgtgtgtagcctccacgtgcctgtataacctccctacaacgcctgggcatgctactgatgaggttgcagatggtctcctgacgGATCTCCTCCAAGACCtcaactaaagcatctgccaactcctgaacagtctgtggtgcaatgtatcgttggtggatggagcgagacatgatgtcccagatgtgccgaatcagattcaggtctgggaaacgggcgggccagtccatagcgtcAATTccgtcatcttgcaggaactgctgacgcACTCtaaccacatgaggtctggcattgtcctgcattaggaggaacccagagcCAACCGCACAAGTATATGGTCTCACAagtggtctgaggatctcatctcagtacctaataGCAGTCAGGCTACcactggcgagcacatggagggctgtgcggccctccaaagaaaggTCAATCACACCattcacaccattactgacccactgccaaaccggtcatgctgaaggatgtttcaGGCAGCAGATTGCTCTCCACGGCGTCTTCAGATGCCATCACATGTGCTTAGTGTGAACCTGATCTCATCAgagaagagcacagggcgccagtggcaaagttgctaatcctggtgttctgtggcaaatgccaagcatcctgcatgATGTTGGACTGTGAGAAAAAACCTCATCTGAGGACGTCAGGCTCTCAGAGTTAGTTTCTAATCATTTGGGCAGACacctgcacatttgtggcctgcttgAGGTCATTTtgtagggctctggcagtgctcctcctgttcctccatgcacaaaggtggaggtagtggtcctgctgctgggttgttgccctcctatggctccctccacgtctcctggtgtactggtctGTCTCCTGGCAGCACCTCCAGCatgtcatgttgcaccacagactgtccaggatttggcagatgctttagtccaggtctgggaggagatccctcaggagaccatccacaacctcatcaggagcttgcccaggcattgtagggaggtcatacagtcatatggaggccacacacactactgagcctcattttgacatgtttcaaTGAcatatcaaagttggatcagcctgtagtgtgtttctccactatttttttttttttttggggagggtggggggggggggacgaatccaaatccaggcctccattggttaataaatttgatttccattgatgattttgtgtgattttgtcgtcatctcattcaactttgtacagaaataAGTATTCAATGAAAataattcattcagatctaggaggttttatttgagtgttccctttatttttcgaGCAGTGTAGTTTTAGTTATATTACACACTTCTTGTATACATCAGGCAACAAGATGTGCTCAACAGCTGCCCAAGACTTAATCACCTCCATAGTTTGTGCtcagatttcagcacagttggatttttttctctagctccaaccattcctgagcaatcaatgcagttagttttagaACCTGATAAGCCTGTTAGGCTCtgcaatgtcaagtgggtggatcctggcaggaacaggcaaggctgtgtgattcagagctcttaCACTATGCATCTGATTAGCAAGTCACGCCACCTTGGCCGTTTCTGCCAGACACTGCCCAACTGACAGTAATGAGCATATGAGGccacaaaactaactgcactgatttctcAAAAACGGTGGCGAAATGGAGATTGGAGAAGATCCTTTAACTCTAAAGTCACCAATGTGGTATATAAGACATTTCCTAACTAACTTCATAGGAATCAATTCCTTAAAGGCCAAGTATTGGCAAGAATTTGGTTTTATGCAAATGTAACAAGGTAGCCCATGTAGGGCTAACTCACCTTCTTCAGCTTTCAGTGCCTCTGGCGGAGAGTTCTCAAAGTAGATGGGAAGATCTGAAGATACCAAAATGGTTTGACTCTCGTTCCTTAATGCCTGAACAGATCTTTTccctaaaggtaaaaaaaaaaaaaaaaaaaatagcgtgGATTTTTAGTTTACGTTGGGGCACTAATGCACTTTGAGCCTCCCCCTTCCCTGTGAAGTTGGCTGCATGTATGTTCTTATAATGGATCGGCAGCATAGACTTACTTCTAAAACACGCAACACAGTTGTCACTTGGAGAGGGAACACAGGCCGAAACACTACAGTGAAGGTACACCTAGAATATAAGTTACATCCACAAATGAATCAGCAAAGACGTACAGATATTTCATTGGTAACACAGAAAAGTTACATGTGGCCACACGAGGCAGCACAGAGCCAAGTTTATCTAGTAATTTGTACAGTATTTTAGGGTAGCAAGCTATTGACCAATTTTATATCAGATTATACCTGTCCTCCGAGATACTCCTTGGTCCTCTGATCCACAAAGGTAAAAGTCTTTACATTAAACCGGGAGTAGTGAGAAGGGAAAGTCACATCAGAACTTGGGGCAACAGGAATCAGGTCGGACATGTAGTTATCACCAGTAAATGGACACCTGTAAGTAAAGCCCAAAAACTCTGGGTATAGCGGTGCAACTTGAGGTTTATGGCCCCCCCCCAATTTGTAGTATGCCTTCTAGACTACTTGCAGAAAGGCTATTGGGGCCCCCTTAGCCCCAGAGCCCAGTAGGAATTGCTACCTCTGCCCTGTGTAATGTAGAAGGATAGGGTTACAGAATGGATTCTGTAGAACAGCCCCAAATAACCATTACTTACCCATTCACAAGTATTGGCCACTGGATGCTATTAGAAGGGTCAGGGGATGGTGTAGCCCAGCACTGGTGTAGGACCAGGACAAGATTTGGGTCTGATTTCTGTAGCATTCTGACCTCCACATATATGGGTTCCTGCAGTACTTTAACCACTGGATAGTCAGAGTCTTTATAGTAGTCCTCATAAGTGGAATCTAAAGAAATTTTTTTGCAATAAGTAAGGCACTGTAATAAGATGACCTATGGAGGACTAAAGTTGTGCACAGAGTGAAACATTTGGTGCAACTTGCTAGCAGGTAGACGCCTTCTCTCTACACCAGCTCAAAGCTGGCTTACTTTCATGTTTACCAACATTGCCTTTATTAATAAAGCTCTCTAAATCCACCCGccaaaaagataaataaaaattgGCCAAGTCTGACATCTTTAGTAAACCATTTCCTCCAGCTTTACAACTCTGTGTTTCAGTCAATCTACATGTCTTGGATGCAAGGAGTCCATGATACAGGCAGGCAGCATTATGATAGTATGACTCCAGCCCTAAATCTCTTACCGAAGCTGATTCTGAGCTCAAACTCAAGGGGTCCGGCACTGGACACAGCTGGTGGGGGCGGTAGGGTCACTACATCCACTTTCAATGGGAGGAAACCACTGACTGAATAACTGCAGCGAACCAATAACCTGCAGGACAGAAGAATCATGAAATAGGACCCAAATACCTTATTACTAGGACACAGTTTAGTTATTCTGTACATGTAAGGTTCAGACAGTGGTGTCATCCAAAGAGTAACTCTTACAAAGTCACTTAAGCTGAACATGTTGCCTCCTGCCAGTCTAGGTAGGGAGTTTTCCTACAGCACCTCCCTAGGAAATTCTAAGTATTGCAAGTAATACATGGGAATACAAGGTCCTCCAAAGCAAGAGAAAGATGGCTCATGATTCAGGGCTATGGGTTGGTACAATCACAGCAATTCCAAATTTCTATAGTTTCTTATGTTTTACTACCTGTACAAAGTCAAAGCTTTACAAAGTAAGAGCTTTAAGTTTACAAATTTATTTTTAGAGCTATTATTTCTAGACCccttagggggtctgatcacccaAACAACATACTAAAATACACCCGTATTaggtagtagaatccctttaagatgctgTACACGATCATTCCAACGAAAACCGCAGATTAATTCTCGTAGGTCAACAAGCATTTCCAGGAGGGTTAATAGAGGAACAGAAGGAACATTTAGGATATTCTTTAGCGTGACAAGTTTAGCTCTGCTGATCAGTTACCTGAAGGTGCTGTCTCTAGAGATGGAAACCCCATTCCAGGTTAGTATGGTTTTGGTAGCCGACAGCTGGTTCTCATACACCGCCTGCTCTCCATTTACCTATGACATATTAGTGCAGTAGTTACCAAAAAGTCACCATAGGTAAAGTGAtacccccctctcccctccccataCCTTCTACAATCCATCCCTGTCCATACATGACTGACATTGCTGTCACCTCCATCAATAGGATTACTAACGCAACACAACCAGCAGATAGATGTGGCGCCATTTCTGGAAGAAAGCCACCAAGTCTCTAACCCTGAGCAAGTAAATATGAACAAGTTACATAACTGTACCATAGAACACTTTACCTTTAATGTGGTTCCACAAGACGAGATCGGGAACTGGTAGAGTACAAAGTCGTCATTGCCAGCCACTGGGTTACATTCGGCGCTGCCACTTTCCTGTAGTCGCACCGTTGTCAGGTCAATGTCAGGCATGGTCAGGGTCTTTGGAATGGCAATGGAGAAGAGGCCATCTGGTGTGCAGCGGACGGTCACTGGGGACAACGGTGCATTATAAGAACATGGTTATTAGGTTGCCCTATACTGACCATAGCGGGAATGGTATTATGGGTATAAGAAGCTCCGGCCAATATATATCGCCACATTGACCACATTAAATGACACATTCAGTAATATTTATGCAACCTCTGCTCAGCTTGTACCAGACAATGGAAGCATGAGGGGCGTTTTACAAAGTCAATACCAGTTACTAATTTACTGgtaaccattagggttgagccgatcttgagatttcaagattgattttaaaatccaatttccaatcattttccagtcgatcctgatcacgatcgtgaaatttgctcgactgccgatcggaatccgatcttttctgatccctcaaccctagttaatgcttctctatgggaagagtcacttttagggttgagccgatcttgagatttcaaaatccgatttccaatcattttcaagccgatccagatcgtgacatttgctcgatcgggatccaatcttttctgatcccgattgctcaaccctagtaaccagTACAACACAAAAAATGGTGGTGGGGGAAGATTATTAAAGACACACGACACACGACACACGACACACGACACACGACACACGACACACGACACACGACACACGACACACGACACACGACACACGACACACGACACACGACACACGACACACGACACACGACACACGACACACGACACACGACACACGACACACGACACACGACACACGACACACGACACACGACACACGACACACGACACACGACACACGACACACGACACACGACACACGACACACGACACACGACACACGACACACGACACACGACACACGACACACGACACACGACACACGACACACGACACACGACACACGACACACGACACACGACACACCTTTGTTTCCATAGTAGCATGGATTAGTAGGATCGGTGCGGTCATAGCAGCAGCCCAAAGTTGCACACGTGTCCTGGGAACCGGCACAGCTCAGTCTGTTCGGCCTTACAATAGAGTCGCACTGGTCCGGAGGTGGAGAGTCATGGTCTGGGAACAGAAAAGTTTCCCAAAGAACCTGAGTTTCTTCTTTTAGGTTGGTAAAATAAGGGTATGCAAGTCCAGACCCCAAACCAGGTAGTGTTTCTAAGACATTGACCATTTTCCAACTGTGATATCATGTCCAAGTTTGGAAACGTTAATAACTATGGGCTATACAAGTTTTGGATTTTCATAGATGGCTGATAGACCATGACCTAATAAGGTGACATTGCAATGTGTCCAATGCTCATGGCTGTAGGACTTTTGATTTGGTGGCTCTAGTGGCCCCCACGTCACAGGTCTAAGAGGGCTACTGCCATTTTATTAGTGTATACTGTGTCTTGTACTATTTCATGAGGTTCTAACATGGTTTCTACTATATTACTGGTCAATTGTTCACTCAAACCTGTCCAGAAGATACAAGCAAATGGTCTTGTTAATAACCTTGCTCATTTTTGACCATTTCTATGCTAAAGTTCAGGTATCCcacatctcctctctcccccaCAGCGGATGGAAATGAGGACTAAGTCACAGGGTTCGCTCCAATGGAAAGGGCCAGAGGACTGAAGAAAGCCACAACCATCAGTGTTTGTTATGTGCGGTATGTGGAACCTGCCATCATAAGTGAACTGTCTCTATGGATGAATCTTGATAAGTAAACTGATCCGCGAGCTATGCCTTTTTCAACTGCAACCAAGTCTTCTGTGCCTTTATTCAACACAAAGGCCACCCAAAAACACCATCAAATGGAGACAAGTAGCAAGTAGTGTCCCAACACATCAACGCAATCTCCTCACTGTGCCAGCCTAGGCCCTTGTTACCAAAAGTAATCATGATCACTGAGGCCACCATGTTGGACCTGTTACTTACTGCACCATCTCCAGAGAGCTGAACCCCAGGTAGCTGTAGCATTACAGAGGGGATTATTAGAGCCGTCACACAAGAGCTCAgcattgtacattgtatagccATGTGACCTTGGTTCCTGTGAAGAGGAGTCCGTCCTTGTCAGTACTATGGCCCCTCCAAACGGCTGATTGGCAAAGGTGCTGGCCCACAGCCAACCGGATACTCAACACATCTAGATCCTAAttatcagactccctttaagaaatacCGAAGGACTCCTATCATTACCCTGGCTATGATCCTGCACCCCGATAGGTCAGACCAAACACCAGCACAACTTCTAGTTGACAGCTACAGTTTCAGAATGGAGTGCCTTGGGCCAACCAGATTAAGTCACTCCAGGGACCTAGCTTTCATCAACCTCAATATGGTATGGTAAGGCTTGGTTATTCCAAAATACTCACAGGTTTCTATAGCACAGGCTATCTTCCTCTTCACAGTGACTTTCTTTCCATCATCTTGTTTTGTGGTGAACCCAAGGGTCAATACAAAGTAAGCGTCctaaaataaatttatattaaacTCAGTTTTCACATTCCAAGAAGACGGCAAATGCAGATGGCCCAATACCACCAATATTAAGGAGCTATAGGTACACTGTGCACGGTACCCCATACATGGTGGTATGGCCCAAAAATACCTCTCTGGCTAGGATAAACATTGACCACTTTTTCCCAATGGTTCTGTATGGaattgggagcattttatagagCCCCAATACAACAACCTGCATGATCAGACCCAAGGACCTACGGTTTGTGAGACGAAGCAGCCATCGTAAGATGTTCCAATGATCACACTGTCATTTTTCTGGGTCACCCAAATACCACAGGAAGGATCATTTCTCAGAATCTCCATTTTGCCATCTTTATCTAAAAATAAGACAGAATATGGGTCAATGGATGGAACAAGAGTTTGCTTTACAGCACTGTTGCACACCACCCGCTAGTTCTAACCAAGTTATCAGATGGTATTAGATACATCTCCCAGTCTATGGAATATTTGCTATGTAACTATTGAAGTCTGCTGCAGACAGATAGTTACGTTACTACGGCAGGGTCGGGCGTCTTCAGATGGTTTCCCGGATGCCATGATAATAAGATGGCTCCCACCACTGCACTATAGCAGCCAGGTCACTGATCTCAGGAATCAACCCTTTATATGCCTCAGTCAAACATCATTGGCAAGACTGCTGTCCCAAGAACAAGATAGTGGGACAGATATCCATTGACTTCACactcaggagcctattgaaggcaccCAGGCCATAGGCCTATTTCAAGTGGGGATTGCCGTATcaggtaaaaaaaccaaaaataccttacgctagggtcacacttATGTCTGGTATCTGTCCACTTGCAAaccatgaaaaaataaataaaaaaccacacgtgtcagaatatggcaactcaatTTTGctaagttaattttttttaaaaaataactatATAGGGctgccttaggctgggttcacacctgcatttcacTCTCTGTGCAAAAATCTGATTTCAGACAGTTCATCCTTAAACTTATTGATTTCGATGGGTTGTAAAAAACCATCCGCAGGTGTTCATTTGGAGCATTTCCATCTGGCATCCATCCTTTCGAGTGGAGAAAGAAgccagacttaaagaggacctttcatggatttgggcacatgcggtgttatataccgctggaaagacgacagtgcgctgaattcagcacactgttgactttcccgatctgtgccccgggtgaagagctatcagtaccggtaacgtagctcttcatcgtcagaagggcgtttctgacatttggtcaggaatgtccttccgcACAGCAGCACCTAAAGCATTGTACAGtgtgataatactcatctatggacgaagcactgcgagcagagggatggggcgttcctccccgctcacactgtatacagtactataggcactgctgtgcagaaggacgttcctgacagactgtcataaacacccttctgacgatgaagagctatggtaccgggaccgatagttcttcacctggggcatagatcgggaaagccaacagtgcgctgaaatcagctttccagcagtatataacaccgcatgtgcccaaatccatgaaaggtcctctttaagctaaggccccacggaacaATACACAGTgttaaagcgttgcaggaaaaaccgcggtgggaacacatcatggttcttcccgcagcgctttgaactgaaacttcagagttttcctccacagactttcagttaccattatatctacggaaagccACCTgcatttccgtaaatataattgcatgtgtaatttccaaaactgcaccgttTTTATAAATCACAGCGTGCCCGCACTGCGGTTTGCAACGGGGGCACAATATATCATTGTTAccaccatacccacaccctgcagaATTTCCAGCTTCCATGCGCATCAAACACATCATATAGTACCAATATGAAGTATaatttatctcagaaaattacagcaagccctcatatggttttGTGAACAAACTAGAGTTAAAATTTTtgtaagtaaaaaaagaaaaaaaaaattcaaaaagtaaTAACATGGCTGTGGCAGCAAAGAGTTAAATAGGAGAATATTAGAATAAAAATGGTTCCTCCTCAGACACAAGGCAAGTACAGACCAGTCTTCAACTACAGGGTAAGAACAGTCCAGACCACATTCAGACAAGTCACACGAGACACCCTGACCACTTACTTAAGACCTTCATCTTGACATTCCCCTTCAGGTGGTGCGGTACAATGACCTGCATGTTCTCCAGCCCACATTCTACCTGCGGCCTCTTGTGTAGGCCATGGTGGTTTTTGGACAAAGCCCTTAGTATATGGCAGGCTACCAGCAACACCCTCCACCACTCCATCTTACCTCATGACTCCAGCCGGCACCATCAGCTCTTATATAACGTTGTGGTCACCTGTGCGGCCTCCATGTAACCCTTTCCTTGTCGCTCCTGTTACGGCTCCTCCTATTATTGGGTCACCTCTATAAAATAAATCTGAATAATGGATATAAGGAAATGAAATAGATATCGGATTCCGTTTCAAATTCCGGacctctattgatttcaatgggagtcatacGCTGATTTCTTCTCTAGCTTATCTTATTTttagtcagcagaaaaataagcgTCATACTTGATCTTAGGTGCGAATTTGGCACAGAATTTTGACAAGTGGAAAATTCAGCTTCAGACTCCAAAGCTAAATTATTGAGCGAGGAAAAATTCCTGAAGCTGGGAAAAATTTCCGTTATGTGGATGACGGCTCCCTCAGacaaggccccactgggcggaaacgccgcgtttttgggcattgcggaaaCACTGCGTTTCACAGTACTAGCATAGtaaatgcaattttgtctaatcctagccccgcACTGCAGAtaaaaaacgcagtggaaaagctgcgtttttcaaaaacgttcGCATTTtttaaaaacgcagcatgtcaactatagttgcggaaacgctgagttattccctccatagatttctatggagagtgtgaaaaccgcagcaaaaacgcaGCGTGATAAATgataaaagcatcaaaatccgcagacaaaaactcaatgttttgcttggttgaggctagggccccacgggccggaaccgccACGCTAAAGCACTGctggaacaaccgcggcgtgaacgctttgcggttcttcccgcagtgctttgaacagaaagttcatggagttttcctccacggaccttctagtacaattatatctatgggaatgccgccggcgtttccgtagatataattgacatgctgtgattttcgaaACCGCaacatgtccgcgctgcgatttttttacataaagtaggcatgggattcacatgaatcccatccactttgcaagtactgttaaacgccgcgatttttcccatggcatttccgccgtggccaaatcgctgcgtttccggcccgtggggccccggcctaaatagcagagggCCATAATTTCTTAGGATTTTCAACCTAGCCTTTCAATTATCTTTATTGCACGTGAGAAACGCAAGAAAAAACGccatgaaaaactcaacagaaaactcatataaatttctgcagcacaaaactgaaaaacgtgatgaaaaacgcatgtacatgtgcatttttttcagcgacagaaaatgcagtgttttcttTGCGGTTTTttacgctgcatttttttgcgtgggttcacatggggtttttggactggattttaacGTGGGTGGGAAGCCACCTCAAAATTCGGACCAAAAAACACCCtccgtggctagccgcgactgttgcagcattccgttccggattaggcccaaatgaatgggactagtcgggagggagtatcGCACCACGGACTCCACGGCTGATTCAcccgcggcaagaaagggcaggtcacttcgGTTTCTTCCCGTTCGTGGAAAAAGAAAGtgaacggcttccattgaaggcaatgggaggAGTTTTTTTCAgctggattccacaccaaaatccagtccaaaaaaccccatgtgaacccagccctagGGATGTGTGTCTGGCTCAACCATGCAATCACATTTGGGTGGGGCCTGTGATGCTCACCCAGAAGACAGACATGTATGCAGAAGCAATATGCCGTTGAAGCAGTTTTCCTCATGACGTGACTCTTTCAGCTGTATGCGGCCACAAAGCACACAGAGAATCGTGACGCTCTCATTATACGTTGCTATTCTCGCCTAGACATATTGATGGGATACAATTACTTTGACATATGTCACTGCACGGAGCACCGTATACCGCACTTGTGTACACTTGGGAATCTGTGTGCTGCTCTGCAACCTCCAGACTATGTTCATGTTCACGAGTCATTTTTTTTCGATTTCTTTAATccatctaaaacaaaaaaaattccattgtacAAATAACCTTTATTAGAAATGTCCTATTATTTTGTCTCCATAGTATCAGACAACAAACCaaatcctgtgtagtctgatcctacggTCCCTCTCTCTTCTGGTAGATTGGCAGGAGTAGGTCTGAGGGATCATCAAAAATAACCCTTGA
This sequence is a window from Leptodactylus fuscus isolate aLepFus1 chromosome 2, aLepFus1.hap2, whole genome shotgun sequence. Protein-coding genes within it:
- the LOC142196210 gene encoding zona pellucida sperm-binding protein 4-like encodes the protein MEWWRVLLVACHILRALSKNHHGLHKRPQVECGLENMQVIVPHHLKGNVKMKVLNKDGKMEILRNDPSCGIWVTQKNDSVIIGTSYDGCFVSQTDAYFVLTLGFTTKQDDGKKVTVKRKIACAIETYHDSPPPDQCDSIVRPNRLSCAGSQDTCATLGCCYDRTDPTNPCYYGNKVTVRCTPDGLFSIAIPKTLTMPDIDLTTVRLQESGSAECNPVAGNDDFVLYQFPISSCGTTLKVNGEQAVYENQLSATKTILTWNGVSISRDSTFRLLVRCSYSVSGFLPLKVDVVTLPPPPAVSSAGPLEFELRISFDSTYEDYYKDSDYPVVKVLQEPIYVEVRMLQKSDPNLVLVLHQCWATPSPDPSNSIQWPILVNGCPFTGDNYMSDLIPVAPSSDVTFPSHYSRFNVKTFTFVDQRTKEYLGGQVYLHCSVSACVPSPSDNCVACFRRKRSVQALRNESQTILVSSDLPIYFENSPPEALKAEEGIFGIRISWAETLINGGAAVMGILAVVLLTLATWTLHRQQRSRSVMISKSPSVKEKTVHVRTIFQ